A part of Acipenser ruthenus chromosome 12, fAciRut3.2 maternal haplotype, whole genome shotgun sequence genomic DNA contains:
- the LOC117417214 gene encoding dynein light chain Tctex-type 4-like, translated as MTTKQLPLSQETLAQFNQALAAESGGVLRTRAGSISTRRSSQSVDLHHPKHLLHLKSVEGSLSVIPSRRSSVFSNLNLTRKESLSLGKRLSLGPWMLSGRVSFSGLPLYQPVQETQFENTYKTHPDEGFRFDACKVQHLLEATLAGFLSDTRYNPVTCGQLTQNLSDLIHSKAKDLNPPRYKLVCHVILGQLNNQGLRVASRCLWDSDKDNFAVATFQNTSLFAVAMVHGLYCE; from the coding sequence ATGACAACCAAGCAGCTCCCCTTATCGCAGGAAACTCTGGCGCAGTTTAACCAGGCTTTGGCTGCAGAGAGTGGTGGTGTCCTGCGGACTCGGGCAGGCTCCATTTCTACTCGCCGTAGCTCTCAATCTGTGGACCTTCACCACCCCAAGCACCTACTGCACCTCAAGAGTGTGGAAGGATCCCTTTCTGTCATCCCTTCCCGCCGCAGCTCAGTCTTCAGCAACCTCAACCTCACCCGCAAGGAGTCCTTATCTCTGGGCAAGCGGCTCTCGCTGGGACCCTGGATGCTCAGTGGCCGGGTCAGCTTCTCTGGCCTGCCACTGTACCAGCCTGTCCAGGAGACTCAGTTCGAGAACACCTATAAAACCCATCCGGACGAGGGTTTCCGTTTTGATGCCTGTAAGGTCCAGCATCTCCTGGAGGCCACGCTAGCTGGCTTTCTGAGCGACACGCGGTACAACCCAGTTACCTGCGGACAACTAACCCAGAACCTTTCTGATCTCATCCATAGCAAAGCCAAAGACCTTAACCCGCCCCGCTATAAGCTGGTATGCCATGTCATCCTAGGACAGCTCAACAACCAAGGCTTGAGGGTTGCCAGTCGCTGTCTGTGGGACTCAGACAAAGATAACTTTGCAGTTGCAACTTTTCAAAACACCTCACTCTTTGCCGTGGCTATGGTCCATGGATTGTATTGTGAGTGA